The window TCCATGTCCTCAATACTTCGCTTTATAATCCTCCATATCCATAATTATACAGCAATAATTTTAACAATAATACTATGCATGCATAATACTTTTGTTTATATTTGAAATTGGAATTTTATGAAAGACAAAACCATAGATTATGTACTTCGGTCGACCTGGATGTCGGTTGCTAAAATGTACAACGAGCAAGCCAGCGTTAAAGGTAGCACCATGGCTACAGGATTTGCATTGATAAGTATTGATCCTGAAACTGGAACACCTAGTACAGCTTTAGGTCCCAAAATGGGAATGGAAGCCACTTCATTATCTCGCACCTTAAAAGCCATGGAGGAGAAAGGTCTGATTGTAAGAAGTCGAAATCCAGAAGACGGTCGTAGTGTATTGATTCATTTGACAGAATACGGTAAGGAGATGAGAGACTTTTCTAAAAACGTCGTTAAAACCTTTGATAACGTGGTTAAATCAGAAATTTCAGAAGAAAAATTAAGTATATTTCTAGAGGTAACAAGCCG of the Nonlabens marinus S1-08 genome contains:
- a CDS encoding MarR family winged helix-turn-helix transcriptional regulator, translating into MKDKTIDYVLRSTWMSVAKMYNEQASVKGSTMATGFALISIDPETGTPSTALGPKMGMEATSLSRTLKAMEEKGLIVRSRNPEDGRSVLIHLTEYGKEMRDFSKNVVKTFDNVVKSEISEEKLSIFLEVTSRINDLVSSKKIYKKEQALVKK